One window of the Bradyrhizobium sp. NP1 genome contains the following:
- a CDS encoding 3-hydroxybenzoate 6-monooxygenase, with protein MALDRPVLIAGGGIGGLAAALGLAQKGIRSILLEKASSLGEIGAGIQLGPNAFHAFDYLGVGEAARGMAVYIDQLRLMDALSAEEITHVDLREPFRARFGNPYAVVHRGDLHGVFLKACRAHPLIELRVSSEVLGYEQDGASVTAQLGSGERVTGSLLIGADGLWSNVRKQVTSDGPPRVSGHTTYRSVIPTEQMPEDLRWNAATLWAGPKCHIVHYPLSGWKVFNLVVTYHNDAPEPVAGKPVSEEEVMKGFRHVHERAQNIIRHGKDWKLWVLCDRDPSEHWVDGRVALLGDAAHPMLQYFAQGACQAMEDAVCLSHMLAQHDDHASALEAYRAQRFPRTARVQLLSRAIGEHIYHPDGEHARLRNAIMSAKSQEEWYGDLAWLYGGTGLKG; from the coding sequence TCTTGGAGAAGGCCTCAAGCCTTGGTGAGATCGGCGCCGGCATCCAGCTCGGCCCCAACGCCTTCCATGCCTTCGACTATCTCGGCGTCGGCGAAGCCGCGCGCGGCATGGCCGTCTATATCGACCAGCTCCGCCTGATGGATGCCTTGAGTGCGGAAGAGATCACCCATGTCGACCTGCGCGAGCCGTTTCGCGCCCGGTTCGGCAATCCATACGCGGTGGTGCATCGCGGCGACCTGCACGGGGTTTTCCTGAAGGCCTGCCGTGCGCATCCGCTGATCGAGCTGCGCGTCTCGAGCGAGGTTCTCGGCTACGAGCAGGACGGCGCGTCGGTCACCGCACAGCTTGGCAGCGGCGAGCGCGTCACCGGATCGCTCCTGATCGGCGCCGACGGGCTGTGGTCGAACGTCCGCAAGCAGGTCACATCGGACGGGCCGCCGCGCGTCTCCGGCCACACCACGTATCGCTCGGTGATCCCGACCGAGCAAATGCCGGAAGATCTGCGCTGGAACGCGGCGACGCTGTGGGCCGGGCCGAAATGCCACATCGTGCATTACCCGCTTTCGGGCTGGAAGGTATTCAATCTCGTCGTCACCTATCACAACGACGCGCCCGAGCCGGTTGCGGGGAAGCCGGTCTCGGAGGAAGAGGTGATGAAGGGCTTTCGCCACGTCCATGAGCGGGCCCAGAACATCATCCGACATGGCAAGGACTGGAAGCTCTGGGTGTTGTGCGACCGCGATCCCAGCGAGCACTGGGTCGATGGCCGCGTTGCGCTGCTCGGCGACGCCGCGCATCCGATGCTGCAATATTTCGCCCAAGGCGCCTGCCAGGCGATGGAGGATGCGGTGTGCCTGTCGCACATGCTCGCGCAGCATGATGATCACGCATCGGCGCTGGAAGCCTACCGCGCGCAGCGTTTCCCGCGCACCGCGCGGGTGCAGCTTTTGTCACGCGCGATCGGCGAGCACATCTATCATCCGGACGGAGAGCACGCCCGCCTCCGCAACGCCATCATGAGCGCGAAGAGCCAGGAAGAATGGTACGGCGATCTCGCCTGGCTCTATGGCGGCACGGGGCTGAAGGGGTAG